TCTGGGCTGGAAAAGCAAGGACTCTTATCCAGTGTTCAGAATATTTCAGTAACATGAATGAGGGTCtgtattaataaaaaataaaaataaaaaatgtgcaCAGCTACAATTACACCCCCATTTGCTTCACTCGATTTTCACATATCAGCCATCATAATTAAAGTAATGGAGCCAGAACTCGTAATTTGCTCTTTATCTTATCTTAATTTTTGGCTTGTGAAATAAAAAGTAGAGTTTGCAAGGGGTgttgttgacattttcaaaatgaaatgaactatttttgttttatttgttgttgtttgtttgttgttgttgtttttaatcttaaatgaAGCGGGATGGGGACACTAATACAATAAAATCCCTGTATTCATGTAGTGAATGACTGCATCATTTTATAGTTTCCACTATTAATGTGTTGGTCAGCACTTTTGTTGCTGTCACTGTCTTGACTCATCTTGAATTTGACAGGACAGACCATACAAGTATGAGCATGAAGTTGTATAACATTTTTATGTGCAGATGAGCAGCAGATTGCGGGGACTGCGTTTACACTGTTAGCTGCTATCAGTAGCTTTGGGAGTTTTCTCAGTGCAGTTCCCAGTGAAGGTTCAAGGTCACATTATCTTTTAACGCTGCAGGTGTCTGCACCTAGCCTGCGAGATGTTCAAAGGTCACATGAGATAATATCAGTGTACTGATGACGCTCCAGCTCACCTTCATCAGTCAGCCTGTACAGGTCCAGTGTGTCTGACTCCACCGCTGctcttttttttggttctttcgGCGCACTGCAAGAATCTGTCTTATTCGGTCTATGACTGTAACTGCCGCTTCTGAAGATGTCTAAAGCGGACGAGGTCTATTACAATATTGAGAACTTCCATGAACGCGGGCCGACCCTCACGTTCAGCAATGTCATTTACACTGTTGATGAAAGAAAGTTGTGCCGCAAGATCTCCGAAAAACAAATCCTGAGAAATGTAAGGTAAGAGGAAAAACTCGCCAGTGATGATGTAAATGTGCACAGTCATAGTTCTGTCTTTGTATGCAGTTGACATCGGGTGTGTATTGATAACATGAATGAGTTACCTGTTCTATGCAGCAGTTTTATTTCAATCCTGTAATGCTTGATATTTCTTAATTCAACACAGTAAAATACAGTCATGTAAACACAATATGTAGAACATCTTCATGGTTCCCACAGGACCTGTCTTGGTCACCAACCTTTTCGAAGGCGTTTTCAAGAAAACAGATTGATATGAAGGGATAAATGTTACAACATTCTTGAAAAATTTGTGCAGTACCACTATCCATTAATGACAAAATGTTCAGTTGTGTGAAAAAAAGCTCAAGTTATTAAAGTTGATTTACCTTGCTAGGAAATAGATGTAGCCAAATTTATTTCTGTCTACCTTAATATGTttcaacttttgaaataaatcaCATATATATGTAGATTTTTGCACTAAATATCATTTAGTAATACTTTTTAGTTAGGTAATTTTGTGAGGAACTGAGAGGGTATATATCATATTGACTATCATTTTCTTTAAGCCCACACAGGAGTTAAAGCTATACCAacgttgttttttgtttcaaatatGAAAGTGCTTGAAAGTTTCATTTCTGTGATATTGCATTTAATTAAACTGAATTGAGTTTTGAACCCACAGCACAAAGCCACACATCCAAAACTTCAAGGCTTTGATACATTGTTTCAGGGCAAAATCTTCATATCTGTTGTCTTATATAATCTGATTTAACTCTTTTGAATTCTAGTAACTGGAGCTAAAAATATTGGTTGtgttgtttgcattttgtttttgttttgtttttcggatttgtttttacttttgttcCATGTATTGTCCTATATCAGTGATAACTAGATCATCCCCAAAATAATCTTAAATTGCTACTAATATACAATAACATGAATATTGTTGATCAAACTGTTGACAAATCAGGTCACTGTCGAGTTCTAACTTCCATTTTTGTAATCTAAGTTTAAGCATTCTTGGCTTTGGTAATAGACACACTTGCTTCAACTGTTAAAGAGTGAAAACATGTGATAGTAAGACTTTTTTAAGCAGTCCTTATTTACGCCTCATATAACAGCACTAAAATAATAACAAGGAGAAATGTTGTTGCTGGATGCTCAGACAGTATCTGGTACATAAAGTGTGAAGCTCACTATGTCGAAattctttattgttgtttgctgtttgttttcttatcACTGAAGAATGGTTGGATGACATAAATTAGCAGACAAGTTCATTCATCTTTCTGATTTCTTTCATTCAAGCATCAGAATATTTTGTTCTGTATTgttgaactgatttttttttatgaattaaataaattaaatgaaagtaaATCCAACTCAGTTAGAGAGGAAAACTGTCTAAAATGTGCTTATTTAATGTAAATGATCTCTATTCGAATAATGACATTCAAAGGGCATCTTATGGAAAATGCTTTCATGTTGAATTGCTACTTGCCGATGCTGTTTCACAGCGCGCTGCTGTGGCTGTGCATGGCCATTCCACAGGCTTCTGAGGCTCCTGTtatattaaatgaaaacatttttgaagtgaaaatatgACTTGTTTCTACTTGAATAATCCAAACTAATAAAAAGGCAGAGAAGATCCAACAATTTTTCCTGGTTTcgaaacacacactgaattttGCTACCGACCCATCAAATGCATCTTCATAAGAAGTTAGAagcattttacagaaaaaaataacctaCCAAACTAAAATGTATCTATTTATTGAAATATAGAACTTATAACAATGAAAACATAACcgctgatgtgttttgtttctccagTGGCATCATGAGACCAGGGATGAACGCCATCATGGGGGCCACAGGAAGTGGCAAAACATCGTGAGAAACATATTCATTTACATGCCGCTTTCATTACATGGCTCGTCTTATGCACGTAAACCAGCCAAGCGGGCATGTAAAGCTGATCTGCTCGCTCTCTTAACAGACTCCTGGATGTAATCGCAGGCAGGAAAAACCCCGCTGGGCTCCGCGGTGGTCTTGTCTTGGTGGATGGGAAGGTTGTCACATCTGAACTGAGAATGAGTTCTGCCTATGTGGTTCAGGTACCCAAATAGTCACATGCACACCCTGTGGGGCTCTGCACATTTGTGAGTAGTTTATCTCACTAAAGCGTCCACCTGTCTCCAGGATGACATCTTGATGGGCACCCTGTCTGTGAGAGAGAACCTGCTGTTCAGTGCCAACCTGCGGCTCAGTCCCAAATATCACTCCAACAGCGACAAGAACGACAAAGTCAATACCATCATCCAGGAGCTGGGCCTCGTTGACTGCGCTGACACGAAGGTACACAGCAGAGCTACAAGTCAAACTCTCTATTTGTGTCAAACAAACCATTTTATACTTGTTTGCTTCTAATcattaatattttcttttttttaattcaatacaTTTTATGGTTCCAGGGACATGGTGAGGTTTAATTGAGAAAGCAAGATTCAGAATCGCGCAAAGTCTTGCTTATTCATACTTTAtgaagctgctgtttgctgGAAACTGCACTGCTGTCTTCTGTACAATCCTGAAGGGATTTTATTGCACAATAATGGGATATTTAATCTATATCCTTCAGCCAAAGCTGGAAAAATGTCCATCCACATGAAGCAGTGACTTTTGGATCATAAAACCTTTTCCCTAATAAACCTTGGCTTGGAAGCAGGTTGTGAATAGTGGGTGAGATTTTTTTGATGtgtcaaaaaaatgtaagtTAATATGAGAATCTGACAGCTGCACTAACAGTAAGTTtataaacattttcagacaTCATTGTATGGTGATTGAAAGGAAACATTTAGGTGTTGTAGGCCTTGCATTAAGAACCAATAACACAAGCTGTTTACAGTCAATTTACTAAGGAAGTATGACATTTACCAACAACTTCTAAAGAATTCAGTGAGACAGTTGACATGTCATATGTGATCTTAGAGGTAATTGTTTCACTTTCACTTATATGATCTATTTGTGTGTGCTGGAGAAGCAGCTTTACTCATTCCCACCAATTTTATTGCTTCTGCAGTTGTAATAATTGTGCAGGAGAGAGGATGCATCGACTCATCACTTCATCTAAGGAGCTTAGTTCAGGATTGCAGCCAgtgatttctgtgtgttttatggtTTGGTGTTCAGATTGGCACAGAGTTCCTGCGTGGAGtgtcaggaggagagaggaagaggtgcTGCATTGGGATGGAGCTCATCACGTCTCCCTCGCTGCTCTTTCTGGATGAGCCCACCACCGGGCTGGATTCAAACACTGCGAACTGCATCATCGATCTACTGCACAAGTAATTACTAATTTACTTCACATCTGACAtcctacacacaaacacaagataGCGACTGATGGTTGGATGTTGGTTTGGATAAAACAGTGCTCAGTTCAATCTTCATTGTGGTCATCCTGTATCGGTGCAAGGCAATTCATTTGTCTGCTTACCTTGTaactgttttttaaaatgtgttcaggcTGTCCAGAAGAGGCAAGACTGTGATCTTCTCCATTCACCAGCCGCGCTACTCCATCTTCAAACAGTTTGACCACCTGACCCTGATGCACAAAGGCGAGGTGGTGTATGCAGGAGCAGCAAACCGTGCAATAGAGTACTTCACAGACCTCGGTAAATCATGCGATTGTGTGGGAGAACCATGACAAATGTTCAGTATATatgcaaaacagcaacacagaaaGTACTGAAGCAACATTAAGCACTGAAGCGTGGATTATTGTGACATTCCTGAGCTTCAGCACTTCTTCTCAGTTCTCTGTTGAGCCCAGATGATGTTTGCTGTCACACAAACAGTCATCGCAAAGATTCATaaatctgtttctgtctgtgtgttttggtcaGGTTACCGAATCGAGCCTTTTGACAACCCTGCTGACTTTTTCATGGACATTTCCAATGGAGACATAAAGTCAGTGAAAGATACACAACTCGCAGGTAAACATTGGCAAACCTAAATAGTATTTACCCACAGCAAGTAAAGCTCACTGTTTTTGATCCAGTTATATATCTCTCCTCACTGAAACAAGCAGACTTTTATAGCATCTGCTCTTATCTGTCATTAACTATTTTCTGACTGttctcttctccttttttttaagaggagGGTAACAACGCTTTGGCAATAAAATATCGAAAGTCCCGGCTGTACCAGGATGTGGCCGAGGAGCTGGACCGCATAAGTATCACCGAAGGCGGCAAAAGTGATGAAATGGTTCCGAGCTAC
The nucleotide sequence above comes from Salarias fasciatus chromosome 6, fSalaFa1.1, whole genome shotgun sequence. Encoded proteins:
- the abcg2b gene encoding broad substrate specificity ATP-binding cassette transporter ABCG2b; translation: MSKADEVYYNIENFHERGPTLTFSNVIYTVDERKLCRKISEKQILRNVSGIMRPGMNAIMGATGSGKTSLLDVIAGRKNPAGLRGGLVLVDGKVVTSELRMSSAYVVQDDILMGTLSVRENLLFSANLRLSPKYHSNSDKNDKVNTIIQELGLVDCADTKIGTEFLRGVSGGERKRCCIGMELITSPSLLFLDEPTTGLDSNTANCIIDLLHKLSRRGKTVIFSIHQPRYSIFKQFDHLTLMHKGEVVYAGAANRAIEYFTDLGYRIEPFDNPADFFMDISNGDIKSVKDTQLAEEGNNALAIKYRKSRLYQDVAEELDRISITEGGKSDEMVPSYATSFFYQMRVVCGRTVKNILRNPQTSYAQLALNIFFALLVGLIYYQIPLTLPEAYQNRTGAFFFLIINMVFGNLSAVELFIHERAIFIHENSSGYYRTSVYFLSKIFADLVPNRIIPILVFAAISYWMMGLKPTAAAFFLFALALSLVSLAGVSLAFLASASASSFAMANILVALPFVVMMVFGGFLVKLNSMLSWLSWLEWFSIFKYGLNAAYINEFQGQTFYLNFTAVPGEAFLEDLDSSTWGFWQNHVALLGIILICMTLAYVQLRRINRWK